In Argiope bruennichi chromosome 4, qqArgBrue1.1, whole genome shotgun sequence, the sequence gaaggcatttttttaaaaaaaattctgtttatttgatacgactaaaaaaaaaactttaattgaatCATTCTGCAACAAATTATTGTGGGCgcaaattaaaagtgtatatattataaaatataagcgGAAGTGAAAATACTATTTCGGAATTaacgataaaaaattattttataatcttacttTTAACATTATCAAAAGCACAcggttgaatattttgatggacgagtgtttgaatttcataatattaaaaaagcaactgAAGTGGGCGTTaatcttaaaatgcttttttttcaaacttaacctaacattaaaagcattgtaatattattaataaaattgaagaatttaataaaagtaaaggaaaaactatagaaaaatgaaatcgatatcattaaaagaGATAACTTTTTCAGTTTAAAGATAATGAAAACCTTTTtgggaaattaatagttttagaaATCATCTATTTCCAGTAGGTATAGGTACCAGTTCCACAGCGAGTATCCATAGGGATCTGTAAACCTATTTTCAATCTcgattattaaattttccaattaaagtTTATTCctcaatttcttttacattttctgaCTGAATGAAGTGTTTGACACGGCGAACAgcatttctaatataataattttatttaattagcgaaGTGTTGAATTCAGTGCAGATGTAGAAACGCTGAATAACGCAGTTTACTGAATCTTCCGTACatcgatatgtttacatttcatttctgCCATTCCATAATTAGTAATATGAGCTATTTCTATGCCACGTACGCTTGTGTTTTATACCTATAAATATGTAAAACGCtagatttttatatatctataactGATATATAAATGCAGTGTTTGCATGTGATATTTTGACTGATATGCTCATAAATTACTTCCATGATTTTCCTATAATCATATATAATCGTTAATATTCAGAATGTCCACTCTAACTTTAGCTCAATAGctaattgctaaatatttaggTAGGTTATATTTCCAATGATCCGTAAAtctatctaaataattttatataattttatgttgaatgagttaataaatatgctatcaaaaatgttaaaatatttaatttttataattcatcaaaGGTAATGATTTGAAAAGAATCCTACAAAGCGTTTGAAAACATCATATCTTCTACATTAAACAGtgcaattgaaaaatttctccAGATGGCATTAATCCTTTGAAAATactgatttttctttcatattagtCTCTATCAGTTTACTTTCTATTAACggaatattaacaaaaaatcatCACATAGGCAACATTAAACAATCCGATCGCAGAATTTCTCCAGATACCATTAATCCTTCTAAAATACtgatttttcttccaaatttgttTTTGTCACTCTGTTTTCTATTAAcggaatataaataattaaaatatttcaactttatttcGGTTTAGCCGAAAAcagaatcaaaaatttcatattattattggcATTTCTGAAAATCGCAATCTGGTGGTCGGCTGTATGCAAGAAGAAggtatttctgaataatttttgttattataaatagattcatattttcaatgagctcaaatcaatatttcttaaagtcAGTAATTCAGATGAGAATTTAACTGGACATACAATTAAgcaaaaatgaattctaaagttttcaaaaatttcagtatGTTAGATATGGGTTGCAATGCTTAATTTGATATCTTACGAAAGAATTCCTGTTTCCAAAATATGATctactatatttatattatattccttatttatttaaagaatataataatataaataattatataatataaattaaaatttatactgcAGTTATTACTAGTTTATCtgttaaaatagtaattatttatttatatattatgtaatatctataaaatatttaaaaagtgttttctgtactattttaattttacgttttttcttactaagtttatttttaagattgatttatctcaaatcatttttgttgcaaaaatcatatttttaatacaatttcttcACATTTAAATTATCCATCTTCTAGTTCAatttaataatgaacaaaatagatgaaattatattaaactataatTCTATTAGttaatttatgtattgttttcaattttgttaTACGATTGATCGCTGGGGAATTTTCTTGAATCTTAAGGACGCAAAAAAATGTAGAAACTTAAAACAcacttttatcattaaattaagtaaagttttaaatttatgtttaaatttgcCTTGTAgtgttttttcttttgctttctaaatactttctcaaatatttaatttgtattaatttttacaaaaatttaatacagactTGGTGAAAAGCAAAATGTAATTTACATAAACAGTTGTTAATATGAGATTTATGTGTTATTCACCAAATCACGAGAGAAATTCCTAATTCATGGGTTATTCTATTGTTTCATATTAATTCGAAGCAACTTTTGATGtagatttttgattttaatatttaaaggttTATCTTTGATTGTATAGAATGAACATATGATGAACATATATATtaccatacacattaaaatataatctaatattttaaagataaactgTTGCATCGAGAATAACTATTAAGATCAAGCAAATAATCCATCTATAAAATACTGAGTTTTAACAACCAAGTGCGTTTAAAATTTGtagtatttattgtaaaatgaattgatacagaaaatttcattgaaataaacatataaaacagtggtgaaatatggttaaaattataaacaacgTGATATATTAAAACcctatttatttaaatccatgCAATACTAATATGtgttggaaattttttgaaagatgaaattttcaatctttttgttaataacaaaatgtgtattttaaataaacaagtcattttcgataaattatattttgtttctatgccTATATAGTGCaaccaaattttgaattcatatttacacatatatatttttcagaattcaatCCTGTTAATGTTTATAACTTATTCTTCGGCTGCAGAACAAAGTTTGTTTCACAGTGAAGACAACATTGTGGCTTACGTGACAAAATGGTCAGAGCTTGCTTATAAATTTGGAGCAAAGAGAAATTTTTCTGAGACACATCAAGAAAATGAACCAGGGAGATTTATACGAGCTGCACCGAACAGCAATTCATCAGGAAGATTGATAAAAAACGTAAGAATagtatttaaaacaattgattGTTATTACAATCAATTGTTATTAACAATTCaacaattgataattaagttGATAAGATTTAGTAAAAAGGTTAATTTGTGTGAGTAAAAATAtgatatcagaaattaaatagtttaacagactcaaataaaatatttttaatagaataaaaaaaattacaactaaaacactttaatactatatataactgaaaactataatatatgctattgaatattatgaataattataattagtttaacaacttttttgaaatattaaaatattttcttgttttcacCTCTTCTTTTCGTTTTTGattacttaaattatattaatcattctaataatgtaattatttggTAATTAGAAGTATCattgataattttgtaattaattatttgttcttacactaacattaaattcatttgtgTCAAGTAAAATCATgtatgataattgttttattttattttcataaataatttcataatatgggagtattttttcttagaaaatgaagctaatattatttttttaaaaattacttctgaagattactaaaaattcttttttagcaaaaaaacGAACAAACATGGAAGTGAAATGATGAATTGAAAATTCAGgcccactttttatttttatgcgatattatttttctgaattctatTAAAGATCAACAAGCAACTAAAAGGTATAACTGTCAACAACACATTCTCCAAGATCTCTTAGCGACCCCaagtgaagagaaaaaaaaacatcgctttctatatattacaaaatctatatttaaaaactgaaaatttcaaaaaatcaattagaTCAGTTGAAAGcttacatagaaataaaaaataaaaataataaaaataaaaaaaggcaagaaATATTGAACCGACGAGGCTTTGTTACCATACACCAAACCatatattgcattagtcgtaagagaaaAGCTCTTACAGCTTCATTGGGAtgtttaccgcatcctgcatactctccagatctcgctccatctgattactATTTCTTTCAGTTCTTTAAACATTCTCATGGCAATGAGAGccttaaatccatcagcgaaataaaagtgCATCTTCAgtattatttcttgtccaaaacacaacaattttggaaagacgGTATGATGAAGCTTCCTGAGAGATgaaagaaggtaatagagcaaaagggctcttatataaaaaaaataaataatatcttaaacagtaaatattgtatattcatttcataatagaaataggaaagaaacttatggggcAATTTAATACAATCTCCAATTTACTTccaatataatattcttttttgacttaaaatattgagcagaattaaacaaatataacacATTACCTGGacatttatcgaaatttttttcatcCTATTGAAGTTAATAAAGTTActttaaataatcagaaattatttcctaaaactaattatttagaaatgatcTTCGAAACGTGTAATCCATTTACACTTTTTTCCCAGAATTCTCCTGGGGCTTATTACTTTGATTATCTGGTGAAAGAACCAAATGGGGATTTACAATTTCATATTCAACGAAGATTTGAAAATGGAACGGTAGTAGGAGTCTATGCAGTTGGAGTTGACTGGGAAAGGTACATAACAGTTATGTATATAGCTGATGCCAACGGATATCGTGCGGAAGTCtctaaaagtaaggaaaaaaaattttttttctcttaatatcaatttaattgaaaagaaaaaaaaattaatacaatttgctttaaaattatctaacactcttttaaattttctattttaaattcattcctcAAGATAAAAGGGTTCAAAAGCCTTTTGCAAATGGTAGTCCAATTATAGTATTAATCCTAAGATATTGTGTAATATGTGCGATAGTATAGGATTAATTaatcaacaatattatataatattcagaatatggtttaaaattatacaatattgtatcaCGTATGTATGCTACTAAGATAACTGACAAGCATCTCTTTTACAATTAAATCATCAAACgatctttttaagatatttttcaaatgatttgaaagtaaaattttgacttcCAGGGAAACATAACAATACGCCAAACAGTTCTATATCTACTTATctcataaaacaaata encodes:
- the LOC129965369 gene encoding uncharacterized protein LOC129965369; the protein is MLLIKNSILLMFITYSSAAEQSLFHSEDNIVAYVTKWSELAYKFGAKRNFSETHQENEPGRFIRAAPNSNSSGRLIKNNSPGAYYFDYLVKEPNGDLQFHIQRRFENGTVVGVYAVGVDWERYITVMYIADANGYRAEVSKNEADSLGKHVGIRAERKNGRVEFSVWSIKSMAGVAHNLFTSGKDSKKDDDEEDDTYEE